The nucleotide sequence gcatctcagcggACAGGACTGTGCATACTTTGGAAAAGTTCATCAAAGTACCGCGGCAGCCCAGTTTCAGATGTGCCGAGCACCAGCCTCCCCGTGACCCTGGGCCAAGCTGGCATGTGCCGTGCCTGGTGCGCGCTGGGGTCCCCCGCCTAGAGGAACATGGGGCGGGGTGAGGCTGGAATTCCTCGCTAGCATTCCTCTCCACTGCACTTACCCTGGGCCTCTGccaaggggtgggggcgggggatgcGGAGGGGTTCCCCTGCAGCGGAGCACAAGCTACCATCCCCAGGGGCTCCCTCACCCGGCTGCtcgccaggccctggggccaggcgcccccttccccccagcaatGCAGGACCAACCCGGCCACAGGGGAGCACGTAAACACCCTGACGACCTCACACTGCCGTCCCATGAGCAGCTCATGCCCAAGCGCAAGTGGCCAGCCAGGATCTGCCCCAGATGTGCACCCCAAACACACCCAACCCCCCACAGCATGTGGACAGCGGGGTACAGCAGGGTCACCTGGAGAGGGTGCAGGCTGATTGGTTATTGTAGGGAGGTGACACAGGCTGGAGGGTTGTTGTAAAGTCACTGGGAGGTAACACAGGCTGGATGGTTGTTGGAAAGCCACTGGGAGGTAACACAGGCTGGATGGTTGTTGTAGGGTCGCTGGGAAGTGGCACAGGCTGGATGGTTGTTGTAGGGTTCCCAGGAGGTGACACAGGCTGGTTGGTTGTTGTAGCGTCACTGGGAGGTGACACAGgtgactacagcactaggcagtgccgtatgggaaggaggtgggcagccctcgatggggaaagaacaggttaagagctatttagaaaagctagatgcacacaaatccatgggtctggatttaatgcacccaaacgtactgagggaattggcagatgtcattgcagagcctttggccattatctttgaaaactcgtggagactGGGAggggtcccagatgactggaaaaaggcaaatgtagagcccgtctttaagaaaggaaagaaggacaatccagggaactatagaccggtcagccttacctcagtacttggaaaaatcatggaggggatcctcaaggaatccattctgaagcacttggaagaggggaaagtgatcaagagtggtcaacatggattcagcaagggcaagtcctgcctgaccaatctgattagcttctatgatgaggtaacaggctctgtggatatggggaagtcagtggatgtgatataccctgacttcagcaaagcttttgatacagcctcccacaacattcttgcccataagttaagtaagtatggattggatacatggactgtaagatggatagaaaactggcttcacAGAcaagcccaacaggtagtggtcaatggctcagtgtctggttggtggttggtttcaagtggagtgccccaagtctcggttctagggccagtactgttcaacatctttatcaatgacctggatgaggggatggattgcaccctcagcagatcTGCAGATGACGCTTAGCTAGGGGGCCacgtagatacactggagggtagggacagggtccagagtgacctagagaaattggaggattgggccaaaggaaatgtgatgaggttcaacaatgagaagtgcagagtcctgcacttgggacagaagaatcccaagcactgttacaggctggggaccgactggctaagtagcagtgcagcagaaaaggacccgggggttacagtggatgagaggagcGCTatgtggccgcgtctacacgtgcacgctactttgaagtagcggcgccaacttcgaaatagcacccgtcatggctacacgtgttgggcgctatttcgaagttgaaatcgacattaggtggcgagacgtcgaagtcgctaaccccatgaggggataggaatagcgccctacttcgaagttgaacgtcgaagtagggcacatgtagacgatccgcgtcccgcaacatcgaaagagtggggtccaccatggcggccatcagctgaggggttgagagacgctctctctccagcccctgcggggctctatggtcactgtgtgcagcagcccttagcccagggcttctggctgctgctgtggcagctggggatccatgctgcatgcacagggtctgcaaccagttgtcggctctgtggatcttgtgttgtttagtgcaactgtgtctgggaggggccctttaagggagcggcttgctgttgagtccgccctgtgaccctgtctgcagctgttcctggcacccttatttcgatgtgtgctactttggtgtatagacgttccctcgcagcgcctatttcgatgtggtgctgcccaacgtcgaagttgaacgtcgacgttgccagccctggaggacgtgtagacgtatagactatttcgatgtagcgttcacgtgtagacgtagcctgtgtgtcctTTACCTAaaaaggctaaaggcatattggggtgcattagtagaagcatttcCAACCGATctggagaagttgttattccccactactcagcactggcgaggccacatctggagtattgtgtccagttctgggccccccagtataagaaggatgtggacgcattggaacaggttcagcggagggcaacaaaaatgatgaaggggctggagcacatgacctatgaggaggggttgagggatttgggcttatttagtttgtagaaaaaaagacagaggtgcaatttgatagcagccttcaacttcctgacaggggctctaaagaggctggagagaggctgttctcagtggtgacaggcggcagaacaaggagcaatggtctgaagttacagagggggaggcgtaggttggatattaggaaaaactatttccccaggtgggtggggaaccactggaatgtgttgcctggagaggtggtggattctccatcccaagaggtgtTTAAGTtcggcttgacaaggccctggttgggatgacttagtgggggttgatcctgctttagacagggagctggaccccatgacctcctgaggtcccttccagccctgggattctatgattctgtgacaggcTGGTTGGTTGTTGCAGAGTTGCCAGGACATGGCACAGGCTGGTTGGTTGTTGTAGGGTCACCGGGAGATGACACAGGCTGGATGGCTGTTGTAGGGTTTCCAGGAGGTGACACAGGCTGGTTGGTTGTTGTAGGGTCACCGGGAGGTGACACAGGCTGGTTGGTTGTTGTAGGGTCACCGGGAGATGACACAGGCTGGTTGGTTGTTGTAGGGTCACCAGGAGGTGACACAGGCTGGTTGGTTGTTGTAGGGTTTCCAGGAGGTGACACAGGCTGGTTGGTTGTTGTAGGGTCACCAGGAGGTGACACAGGCTGGTTGGTTGTTGTAGTGTCACTGGGAGGTGACACAGGCTGTCTGGTTATTGTAGGTCACTGGGAAGTAGCAAAGGCTGACTGGTTGTTGCACAATTACTTGTGAAACCTCGTGTCCACACTAGCTGGCTTGCACCTGGCCCACACGTAAAGGTGAGCAATACAGCTCCTTGGCacaaggtgtggggccctgggcgATCCTGCACCGCAGCAGGCTGGCCTGGGGGAAAGGAGCCTGTGGCTGTCAGTGGGGCAGGCAGCCTACGTGTTCCTTGGACCTCCTGCCCTCTCTGGAAAGTCCCCAGAGCCCATCTGGGCCGGACAAGGTTGGCTCTGCAGCCGGGCTTGCTCCAGCCAGATGCACTCCGCCCCgcttcctcccccagctccaccgGGGGAGCCGCCTCGTCTCAGCGTCCGGGGAGTTCTCCGGAGTGGCTCCACTTTCTTGAGGGCAACACACCAGTTTACTGGACCtgattccccacccccagtcccatcACTGCAGACTCAGGGGCTggcccctagccctgcccccagtgctgccAGGGGGCGAAGAGGGGCTGGGTCTCTGGAGTCTGATCACCCCGGCCCTTCCCAGGACCCAGCGAAGCCCAAGGCCGGGGGGAAGCTCTGGGTATTTCTCCATCCTCCCAGCTGGGCTTTGTGATTCATGGCAGGTTCCGGCCCAGCTGCCTCAGACTTTCCTCTgcgtggctgcagggctgcctttTTTGGTGCTGTGCAGAcgctggctgcctggggctgccaagTGGGAGGgcgaggggtgggctggggatgagggtgaaGGACAGGCTGGGCTCCAGCAGCTAGGCCCTTACTAGGGACACTGGGGGGGTTGTAATGAGACATCTCTTCCCTCACCCCTCCGCGTCTGCCATGCATGCAGGGCccagcccgacggggccctgatctcagtagGAGGCAGTGGTGGGAGAGGTGGACAAGCCAGGATCTTTCTGGGGAAGAAattccccacccacacctgcggcgaggctgggggcaggccgtGCATCCTGCAGGaaatgccccaggccctgccagggTGGGTGTGGCTTATAAGGGTTGGGGAAGTAGGGGCAGGGCTGGATATGTGGcacaggggctggagggctggagggctggagggctgggggcagggtaaGGCTGTGCAGGGCGTGGGTGCAAGGGCAGAACAGGATGGGGGTGAGGCATAgataggggcagggaatgcctgGAGTACAGGGACGGTGCAGGCTGGGTATAAGGCACTGAagcaggggcccagggcagacGCGGGGAACAGGGCAGGGCCGTTCCAGGGGCCCCGGGCAGGTGTATGCTGGGTGTAAGGCACCAaggcaggggcccagggcagatCTGGTTGGGGCcgttcccagggccccaggcaggtgTATGCTGGGTGTAAGGCACCAaggcaggggcccagggcagatCTGGTTGGGGCcgttcccagggccccaggcaggtgTATGCTGGGTGTAAGGCACCAaggcaggggcccagggcaggtctGGACGGGGCcgttcccagggccccaggcaggtgTATGCTGGGTGTAAGGCACCAAGGCAGGAACCCGGAGCAGGTCTGGTGAGGGCtgttcccagggccccaggcagcgtCGCGCCTGCCCGCTCGCACCTGCCCTCAGGCCCTGTCCCCGGGTGTCCCGCAGGCTACGACTTCCCGGCAGTGCTGCAGTGGTTCGCGGAGCGGGTGGACCGCATCGTGCTGCTCTTCGATGCCCACAAGCTGGAGATCTCAGACGAGTTCTCGGAGGCCATCCGGGCCCTCAAGGGCAACGAGGACAAGATCCGGGTGGTCCTGAACAAGGCCGACATGGTGGAGACGCAGCAGCTGATGCGGGTCTATGGGGCCCTCATgtggtccctgggcaaggtgttcAACACGCCCGAGGTGCTGCGCGTCTTCATCGGCTCCTTCTGGGCCGAGCCGCTGCTGGTCTCTGACAACCGGCGGCTCTttgagctggaggagcaggactTGTTCCAGGACATCCAGAACCTGCCCCGCAACTCTGCCCTGCGCAAGCTCAACGACCTCGTCAAGAGAGCCCGGCTGGTCAGGGTGAGCTCGGGGAAGGGGGGGCCCGGAACGGGACAGCAGGGCCACGGGGGGCATGGAGGGGAGGGAGCCTCTGGCCACCCACATGGCAAAAACTGCTGGGTAATAtcctggacgcctgggttctctgcccaggtgggggaggggagtggtgctagtggttagagcagggggggaTGGGTGTCAGGATGCCCGGTTCTATGCTGGAGCCAGGGCGCTGGAGCGTAGCTGCATTGAAAGGGCCCCAGGGTGGGGTCCCCCAAAGACAGGAGTTTCCCATCGAGTGGCTGGGACGTTCCATTGCAATAGGAAAGGGGGTGAAGGAACCCAGGCATGCTCCATTGCAATGCATAGCAGACCCCACGGCCGGGGGACTGTTCCATtgcgatgggggtggggggtacagaGGTATTTGGCCCGCTGGTGGAGTGTTCCATCGCAGAGTGGAGGGAGGGCTTTACACCCCACCCCAAGGCCTGGAGGCTCAGTATCTCTGCAGGAGACTTACTTGCCCCCCACCACTCCCGAGAGGATACCTGGCCCATCTGCTGATTGTGGGGCAGAGCTCTCAGTCCATGAAGTGCGCCCCACCAGCCTGAAGGAGTGGTtctggggaggggagtggtgtctagtggttagagcagtcgTGGGgtagaggctgggagccaggactcctgggttctatccctggcTTGGGAGAGGGGATCTAGCCATTAGAGACCCCCTGGCTGTGGGGACGGGCCTCAGTCTCTtgtagccaggggtggggtggggtggggggggtctcaTACCTGTAAGGGCGCTGGGGGGAGAAGTCTCTGAGGGCAGGTTTTGCTgtggtctcccccaccccacatccctcttCATCTCCCGACGCCCCCTGGGCTCTCCTGCCCTGAACAATGGCCCCGTCCCCccccggggcggggggctctcattgtgctgcagggagaggggtttCCCAGCCCACCCGCCACCCCCACATCCTGCGCCTGGTTTCCTCATTAAAGCTTTCTCATACAACACGGCCAGCCGCAGCTGTGAACAACACCCCCATCCTTCCACACAAttcccccttgccccagcctgggaaatgaccccacccagctccactcctggcctctgcagcaccctcagcctgGGAAATggggccccttccccagagcagcccccacctcccGGCCTCTGCAGCACCCCTCAGTCTGGGAAATGGGGCCCCTTCCCCAGAACAgccgcccccagctcccagcctgtgcAATTCCTGAGAAATGCCTATCTCTAGATCCCCTGAAACAGCTTCTAACTCGGGGCGCCTCCATTTCAGAGacagcctgaacccctgccccccaggcctaATTTCCCACCCCCCTGTTGCTCCTTCTCCGCTTGTGCAGATAGGCCAGGGTCTGGGTGACCCCAAGGGGCAGGCCCCCTGTCTTCAATTCAGGGCGGGCGGCCATGGAGGGGAAAGGCCCCATGTCCTCAATTCAGGGCCAGCACCCCTTGGAGGGGAAAGACCCCATGGCCCCAGGTTGGGGCCGgcgcccatcccccaccccccctccagcGCTCCCATTGCGTACTGGAACAAGCGTTCGGACAGCCCCCCCAGGCCTTGGCAAGGTGGGCGGAAACACAGCCCCTGCAGTAGGGCCGGTTCCTCTCCCAGCGCCCCAGTGACGTGGGGGAGGTTTAATGAGGCTCCTCCATTGCCCCGAGAGGAAGCGCCAGATTGGCGGTCACAGCTCCTTTCCCACCCGCGCGGCCTTATCTTTTCCTGCCACCTGCCGTGCCGGCTCCCCGGGGCCCTGTGTGCGGCCCGGGCCCCCAAGTACTAATTTCCTCCTGCCACGGCCTGAGCCAGGGAACAAAACGTCCATGGAACAGCCGCTCACCAACAAGCTCCTGGGTCATGGGGCTGGCCGGCACTCACCTACCCTCCCCCCGTTACTGCCCTGGCTGAGCCTCGAtgctgaggggaaactgaggcacgaagcGCTGGAGTCACTTTCCTATGGTCCCAGTGAGCTGGGCCCTGTTAGGCTGGTGCTGCACAGACCCCGCTGGAGCTCAGAGCCCTTTGTGCAGGCACTCACAGTCTAGTTCGCTGGAgtgtgaggggaaactgaggcagagactgGCCCATGGTGATGCAAGAGGCCAGAcaagaacccaagagtcctgagcCCCAAGCTCCTAACTGCTAAGTTGTGCAGGTTGGGTTTTGAGCTGCCGGGCTGGCATCTGCTCCCCCACCCGCACAGCGAGCCTGGCCCCGGGCCGTGTTCACCCAGCCTCCAAGGTCCGGTCCAGGTTTTGAGGTGTACAGTTCCCGCAGCCCCTTTGtctctgcagcaggaagcagtgaAACCGCAGGGTCCGGGCGTGAGACGGCTCAAGGTGGGGGCAACGGGGCGGGTCAGGCAGGATGTGGTACGCGCAGGGCAGGCCCTGGCCCGTGCAGCCAGTGCTGGAGAGGAAGGCAGGTGCAGTGGTTAGTGTGAGGGAGACTAAAGTGCACCCCATGGGGGCTGCAGGCGCTCACCAagggccacccaccccccatccttTTTCAGACAATTGAGATGGATTTGGCTGGTTAAAATCTTCCCTGGATAAATGCATTTCTCAGCACACACGCCCTTTGTTAGGACACCCCCTCACTGAGCCAAGGAGTgtacccaggagtcctggctcccagccccctgctctaaccactagcccccgctccctgcccagagctggggctagcGTTAGCTGGGCCTGGGCGGGTGGGTCTGGTAttcactcccctgccctgcccaacctctgccccagacaGACGCTTCCTGTGGAGCAGAGGGAGCCAAGCTCTGGGTCAGtgcagggcgggggctggggcagtaggaagtggtgtgggggagggcaatgCTCggctgggggtggttgggggaggaggagaggttggactgtgggggaagggaggaaggtggGGTGGCGAGGGCCAGGCcaggtgaggggaagggggacctggatAATTGACAGCTCAGCCAACAAACCCAGTGGCTCCAAGCAGCCAGGGCGAGTGCTGCATCTGGCAGTGTGGAGTGACagcccctgcaggcagccccCATCCCCCGGCCCGGCTGACACCCCTCGGCCCCCCCAGGTCCACGCCCACATCATCAGCCACCTGAAGCGGGAGATGCCCTCTGTGTTCGGGAAGGAGGCCAAGAAGAAGCAGCTGATCACCAACCTGCCCGTCATCTTCGCCAAGATCCAGCTGGAGCATCACATCTCGCCCGGCGACTTCCCCGACTGCGGCAAGATGCAGGTGAGACCGGCCCCCGCCCCGGCGCCCCCACAGGCTggtcccccaccccgccccaccccgccccagcacccccacaggCTGGTCCCCCGCCCCACCCGGGCACCCCACAGGTTggtcccccaccccgccccaccccgccccagcgCCCCCACAGGTTggtcccccaccccgccccgcccctccccgcccggGCACCCCCACAGTTTggtcccccacacaccccagcaccccccacaggctgttctcccaccctgccccgccccagcgccCCCACAGGCTGGTCCCAGTGTCAGCGCCCCCTACAGACTCTGCCCATGACCTACAGGCTGTTCCtgcgccccaccccagcactccctACAGGCTGTTCCCAGGCATCAGTGCCCACTACAGACTGTTCCCTGACATCAGTACCCCCATAGGCTGTTcctgtcccccgccccagcaACTCCTACAGGCTATTCCCAGTGCCCCCTACAAGCTCTGCCCACGCACTACAAGTTGTTCCCATGCTCTGCCCTGGCACCTCCTACAGGCTGTTCCCACGCCCTGCCCAGAACCCTTACAGGCTTTGCCAGCACCCCAGCGCCTCCTACATATCATGCCCGCACCTCAGCACCCCATAAAGCCTGTCCCAGTACCCCCTACAGGCTGTCCCAGCGCCCAAACACCCCCTACAGGCTGTGCCCACACCTCAGTGCCCCCTACAGGCTGCCCCTGTGCGCTTACCCACCAgtgcccctcccagctgctgaggcCTCTGGGGCAGGGTTCCAGGCGTGTGGGACTGGACTGCTGCAtgtgttggggggtgatgggCCACATTCAGCTGTTGGTGGGGtgtccaggagccctgggagggattaccaggcagggctgggcctggggtggggtggggtgagaggccaggctgggcctgggcaggggaTGCCAGGCCCAGCCACGCTGCCCCCtcactgaccccccaccccaggagctgcTGATGGTGCATGACTTCACCAAGTTCCACGGGCTGAAGCCGcggctgctggaggtgctggaTGAGATGCTGACAGTCGACATCGCCAAGCTGATGcccctgctgcggcaggaggagctggaggtgcccGAGGGCGGGGTGCAGGGCGGGGCCTTCGAGGGCACCCGCAGTGGCCCCTTCGTGGAGGGCCTGGCTGAGGGCGCCTACGAGGGCGTGGATGACGAGGACTGGGTGGTGACCAAGGACAAGCCCAAGTACGACGAGATCTTCTACAACCTCTCACCCCTGGACGGGAAGCTGAGCGGCACCAAGGCCAAGA is from Carettochelys insculpta isolate YL-2023 chromosome 22, ASM3395843v1, whole genome shotgun sequence and encodes:
- the EHD2 gene encoding EH domain-containing protein 2, producing MFSWMKKNEKKTPEVIHTVTEGLKDLYKKKLLPVEEFYHFHDFHSPALEEADFDNKPMVLVVGQYSTGKTTFIKYLLEQDIPGSRIGPEPTTDSFIAVMHGETEGIIPGNALIVDPKKPFRKLNPFGNTFLNRFMCAQLPNQVLESISLIDTPGILSGAKQRVSRGYDFPAVLQWFAERVDRIVLLFDAHKLEISDEFSEAIRALKGNEDKIRVVLNKADMVETQQLMRVYGALMWSLGKVFNTPEVLRVFIGSFWAEPLLVSDNRRLFELEEQDLFQDIQNLPRNSALRKLNDLVKRARLVRVHAHIISHLKREMPSVFGKEAKKKQLITNLPVIFAKIQLEHHISPGDFPDCGKMQELLMVHDFTKFHGLKPRLLEVLDEMLTVDIAKLMPLLRQEELEVPEGGVQGGAFEGTRSGPFVEGLAEGAYEGVDDEDWVVTKDKPKYDEIFYNLSPLDGKLSGTKAKSWMITTKLPNSVLGRIWKLSDVDRDGMLDAEEFALASHLIEVKLEGHGLPADLPRHLVPPSKRRHKGSAE